The Funiculus sociatus GB2-C1 genome includes the window TTTATATCCGGGCAATTACTCTATATATCTGGAGTTCAAGCAAGCAGAAGAAGAACTTGAAAAGGCTGAAGCCACTGCTAATAATAAAGACAAGCAGAAAGATACTCAATCCAAAGATTGGAAGTCCCAGAGGCAAGCACCAGATAACGGCAAGCCGCGCAAGCTTTCATCAAAAGAGAAGCGCGAGTTTGAGATGCTTGAAGGTAAGATTGCCCAACTGGAATCCCAAAAATCTGAAGTAGAGAAAGAGCTTTATAATGCTCCTCCTGGCAAAATCACCCTGGTTCGGGAACTGTATGAAAAGGTGGAATCTTTAACTCAACAAATTGACGCTGCGACTGAACGTTGGATGGAATTAGCTGAGGTTGAGGCTTAACAGAATAGGAGAGGAATATTAACGTAACGCTAAACCTACACAGGATTTAGAATTAACTAACGAGCCGTTTTACGAACTATTCGGGAAAAGTGCGCTAATATTCACCACCTTCCTGAAACAGCACGCATTGTGAGAATCTATTAGCAGTTATATTACTCGCACACTGGAGGAACAATGACACCAGTAGAGATTCTTGTGTTACTGGTGATTGCCGCGATTTGCGGCAGCACTGGGCAAGCGTTGGTTGGTTACTCGGCAGGAGGTTGCCTACTTTCGATAGTAGTTGGAATTATCGGTGCATACATAGGACTCTGGGTTGCCAATGAGTTTGATCTTCCTGTGATATTTGCTCTCAATATTGGAGGTAAGCCCTTCCCCATTATCTGGTCAATTATTGGCTCAGCTATCTTTGCAGCCATTCTAGGTTTTGTAAATCGGTTAACTCAAAATAATCGGCGATGATTTGAGGAACTTAAAAACTTTTCTCAAAGAAGATTTAGATTAGCTGGTGCCGTAACTCTAAAAAAGCCTCCTGTGAAGTAGGCTTTTTTATAAAATATGCTTCCTATTAGTTCAAACTTTACTGTTGCGTTAGCAGTTAAATCAAGATAAAGTTTTAGTACAAGTCGGCTTTCTCTAATGCTCACTTAATTCTAAATCAAAAAATAAAATTGATATGACCTTGACTTGTCAACAACTTCTGCAAAAACATACTCAAGCGTGGCAAGAAGCTACGGTGCATCCCTTCCTCGTGCAATGCAAATTAGGAACTATTCAGCAGAAACAATTCAATACATGGTTGGTGCAAGATTATCTCTTTGTTGTGGATTTCACCCGAATGGTAGGGAGAATATTAGCTAACGCGCCTTCACAACATTTTGATGTAATTTTGGGCGGATTAGTAGCACTGAAAGATGAACTTAACTGGTTTAAGGAAAAAGCTGCTCTGCAAAAGCTAGATTTAGATACCCAAAAACAACTAACTTGCTCAGAATACTGTGACTACATGAACAGCCTTGCTGCAATGCCATACCCAGTTCAAGCGACTGCTTTTTGGGCAATTGAATTAGCATATAATCAAGGTTGGCAGTTGCCTGGGGTGATGCCAGAACCCTACACTGAATTTGCAGACAGATGGGGAAATCCTGGTTTTACAAACTATGTAAAACTTTTGGAACAGCAAGCTGATCAGGGGCTACAAACTGCATCAGAAAGCATTCAACATCAAGCAGAAGAAGCATTTCTAAAAGTAGCAAGATTGGAAAAAGATTTTTGGCAGATGGCGTTTAATGCAGCATAGGAAAATCCCCGACGGCGTAGGAGCGAGTTGTTTTTCCGCGCTCCTACCAGGCATTCACGGAGTTTGTTTGGCTTTGATAATATCTATAAAAATTAGATATAAAGCCTGCTGAGCCAGGCTTAGAAGGCAAAAGCGCCAAATAGCCTGAGCGCACTGAAGGCATTTTTGCTAATCGATATAATCGCTTGTAATATCAAGTTCGTCAGGGTTATTTGAAGCGATTGGGCGATCTCCAGCTATAGAAATCGTCTCATCAACGTGAAGATTAGTAGAGGCGATTGGGCGGTGTCCATCTACATCAATAGTGCCTTGAACCTGAATATCATCGGCAACAATTGGACGCTTCCCATCGATATCGACTGTTTCAAGAACCTGAAGATTACTAGGATCAACCGGACGGTGTCCATCAATGTCAATAGTGTTTTGATCCTGAATACTACTAGAGGCAATTGGGCGGTGTCCATCTATGTCGATGGTGTCTTTAACCTGCATATCATCAGAAGCAACTGGACGCTTCCCATCTATGTCAATTGTTTTAGGAGTTTGTTTGTCTTTGCCATCACTAGCAATATTTTTCTCCTCATGATTTGCAGTATTATCCGTACTCATTTTATGACTCCTTGTTTTCTTGTGTGCTAACGCTACAACTGGCTGAAAGCTGCTGAGCATTGATTGTATTATACAATTTGTACTGTAAGTATTAGTAAAAAATGATAGCTATGATTTTAGAAAGTCCTTTATATACTACAAACTATGGCGCTGCTTATATTGGCGATTCGCTGGAATTACTAGATTGCATTGAACCTGATTCAATTGACTTAGTAATTACTTCTCCCCCATTTGCGCTGCTACGCGAAAAGAGTTATGGCAATGTTGATCAAGAAGCTTATATAGATTGGCTGTTTGCTTTCTGTAAAAAGGTGTATTGCATTCTAGCACCGCAGGGAAGTTTTGTACTCGATCTTGGTGGAGCATACCAAAGTAAACGTCCAGTGCGATCGCTATATAACTATCGTATCTTAATTAAACTATGCGACGAGCTGGATTTTCGTCTAGCTGAAGAGTTTTTTTGGTACAATCCTTCCAAGTTGCCTTCGCCGATTGAATGGGTTAATAAACGTAAAATTCGAGCTAAAGATGCTGTTAATACTGTTTGGTGGTTGTCTAAAACTGACAATCCTAAAGCTAATGTGAGTAAGGTTCTGGTTCCTTACTCCGAACGAATGAAAAAGCTGCATGAAAATCCTGAAAAATATTACAAACCAAAAGAACGTCCATCAGGTCACGATATTGGAACAAGTTTTGCTACTAATAATGGTGGTGCTATACCTTCCAATTTGTTGCAAATTCCCAATACTGAAAGCAATTCTCGATACATTCAGCTATGTAAGGCGGTGGGAATTCCTGCACATCCGGCTCGCTTCCCTCAAAAACTACCGCTATTTTTTATCAACTTTTTAACAGAACTAGGAGATACAGTTTTGGATATTTTCGCCGGATCTAATACTACTGGATTTGCTGCTGAAACTGTGCAACGCCGCTGGATTGCCTTTGAGCAAAATCCCTCTTATTTAGCTGCTTCTGCTTTTCGATTTCTAGATGCTAACGAAAATAATGATGCAGCTGCAAAACTATTTGAAAAGCTTCTGAGAAGGCAAGAAAAAATCAAAATTACACCCTCTGAAACCCAGCTTCACCACAGTTTTATATAATGCTAAATTTTACAACTGAAAACCTCTACCGCACCTGCACCGAATTTCTTGAACAAAATCCTGAAAAACGGTTGCTGATACTCAAAGACCTTGGTATAGCGCGTTACGCCGATTTCTTAACCCAAATGCCATTAACTGAGGCAAATGTAGCTTGTGTAATGCGTTTTTTCAAAGATACAAGTCGGGTCAAATTTCCTAATCTTAGGGGAGCAGATTTATCTGGTTTAAATTTGGACGGCGTTAACTTTATCCGGGGAGATTTATCAGGAGCCAATTTAAGGGGAAGTCGTTTATTAGAAGCCGATTTGTTATTTGCCAATTTCGCTGGCGCAGACTTGAGAAATGCAGATTTGAGGGGTGCAACTCTGAATGAAACTATATGGACAAATGCTTTATTAGAGGGGTGCAACTTTGGCACAGGGATTGGGTTAACCAACGAACAGCGCAGATATTTAAAAATTTGCGGTGCTAATTTCAACGATTAAAGTAATGGGAAGGAAGGAAACTAAACTCGATATAAATATTTGTCTCCTAACGTTTAGTCGCCCGGCGCAACATATAATTATTCTTAACTGAAAGTACGCGATCGCGCTTATTGTCGCCTTAGCTTCAAATCAATTCTGCTTGTTCAAAAATCTGTCTTGTTGTTAGTTCTAACCCTGGAAGCAGTGTATCCACAATCGGCATAGTATCTGTGTAGGCTTGAATTCTTCCATCTGGTAAAAATACCCTAATATTCATAGGTTCAGGATCTACAACCCACACTCTGGAAATACCAGCCGCAAAATAATCTTTAGCCTTATCTTCAAATTGTTTGATAGTTTGCTCTGGCGAAATAATCTCTATTACCCATTCAGGAATGGCAGGACAAGCTTCATTACGCTTCCAACTTGCGGGTAAGCGTTCATAGGAAATGTACGTTAAATCGGGTACAGGTGCCCAATCCTGACCATTACGCTGCAACAGCACTGCCCATTCTAGAACGATTCGTCCGCGTCCTCTACACCACGCTCCGATGAGAACCCATAAAGCTGATTGTAAAGCCGAATGGAAATATTTTGGAGACACTTTAGGGACTGCTTGACCATCTACAAACTCATATATTACATCTCCTTCTGGTAAAGCCAAAAATTCCTGTAATGTGAGTTTGGTTCCCTTGCTTACATTGACCATCATCTACCTCGATTGGTGAGTAATAAATTTACGATACTAGAAGCTAATTCTGTAATTTATTTTTAAGTTATTTCGCTTTTAATACCTGTCTGTACTTTCCAAAGACTGGCATAAATTCCCCGTTTAGCTAATAGTTGTTCGTGTCGTCCTTGTTCTACTAATTTGCCGTATTCCATCACATAAATACAATCAGCATTGCGGACAGTGGAGAGACGATGAGCGATCGCGATCGTGGTGCGATTGGCGGTAATTCGTTCTAGCGATCGCTGAATGGCTGCTTCTGTCTCATTGTCTACGGCGGAGGTAGCCTCATCGAGAATCAGAATCGGTGGATTTTTCAACACCGCACGCGCGATCGCAATCCGCTGTCTTTGTCCGCCAGATAATTTCTGACCTCGCTCACCTACAATTGTGTCGTAGCTTTCGGGAAGCTGCATGATAAAATCGTGCGCCTCGGCAATTTTAGCAGCTTCTATTACTTCAGCTTCAGTAGCATCGGGACTACCGTAGGCGATATTTTCTGCTACTGTACCATGAAATAAGAAGACATCTTGGCTCACTAACCCGATGCAAGAGCGCAAATCTCTGAATTTTAAATCACGCAATTCAATCCCATCTAAGGTAATAGTTCCCGATTTAATTTCGTACAATCTCAGTAACAGTTTTACCAGGGTACTCTTACCCGAACCAGTAGAACCCACTATGGCAATTGTCTTTCCCGCCGGAATGTGTAAAGAGAGATTTTTAATAACTGGATTTCGCCCGTTATAAGCAAAAGTGACATTCTGTAATTCCACTTCGCCGCGCACTGAAGCAACGGGTAAGGAAACGTGTCCAGAATGAATCGCAATCGGTGTATCAAGCAGATTCATGACTCGGTTTGTGGAAGCCATTGCTCGTTGATACTGATCGAGAGTTTCACCCAATCTTGTTAAAGGCCAGAGCAACCGTTGTGTTAGGAATACTAATACACTGTAAGTACCTACAGAAAGTCTGCCATTTGCGGCATCCATACCTCCGATTAGCAACGTTGCTGTAAAGCCGATTAAGATAATAATGCGAATCAAAGGAACAAAGGCAGAACTGAGAGCGATCGCGCTCCTGTTACTTTGCCGATAAGCCTCACTTTCTTCTGCTATCCTGTTAGTTTCATATTTCTCTGTGACAAAACTTTTAATCGTTGTTATCCCGCTCAAATTATTCGATAAGCGACTGTTGAGCAGACTTACCTTTTCCCGAACATCAGCATAGCGAGGAGCAAGGCGATGCTGAAAAGCAATCGAACCCCAGAGAATAAATGGTATTGGCAACATTGCCATCCAAGCTACACTAGGAGCCAAAATAAAGAAGGCACCGCCAATAATTACAACTGTTGTGGCAACCTGGATCAGATCGTTAGCTCCAGCATCCAAAAAACGCTCTAATTGATTGATATCATCGCTGAGGATAGACATCAAACCGCCAGTGCTGCGTTCTTCAAAGTAGGCTAATTCCAGTTCCTGAATATGGCTGTAAGCATCAAGGCGTAAGTCATGCTGAATATTCTGAGCCAAATTGCGCCAAAGCAGAGCATAAGCATACTCAAAAATAGATTCCAGCCCCCAAATAATGAAGCTGAGAAAGGTAATTACTACAAGTTGCCCAAAGACATCTTTTATGCCGAATTTAGCAATCAGAGAAGTATCTTTTTGAACTACCACATCCACTGCTAAACCGATTAATGCGGGTGGTGCTAAGTCAAAAAGTTTATTGAGAATTGAACAGACAGTTGCTTGCCTAATAGCATCGCGATAGTTGTGTCCATATTCAAACAGACGCTTGAAGGGATGCGTCTTAGGCGACCGATTTAGGGATTGTTTACGAGCCAAGGTGATACTTCGCTAGATAGTTAAAGCTGACTTTAACCACTTTAGCAATTATCCAGCTGACAGCTTATGCAAAATGGCTGATAGGTATGAATACCAGTTGGGTTTATCGGCGCAACATTTGAATTGTTGAAACTGCCTATAGGCAAGTCTTTCAAAATCCAAAATCCGAAATGGTATAAGTCTTTACTCTTCTATTTGCGCGATCGCATCCGCTGGCGATACATCACTATAGATAACAGACATAATCCCTGGCAGGTATTCATCCATCATCGTCACGTTGGCATAAACCATCTGTTTGATTAGTGCTGAAGTGAGGCGATCGCCTTCAACATCTATACTTGTTTTGTAGCGAATTTCCCCATCGGCAAAGTCTAGCTCAAAGTTGCCAACTATCGTGCCAGAATTTGCTCTAGTGATGAACTCTGCGATCGCCATTCGCTTGTTTTCTGGGGCGTTTACTGGGCAAACTGAGTAAAAAACAAATTGCTCTTGTTTCTCTCTTACCTTGGCGTAGCAAGTCAATTTGCCATTTTCACCTTGGAAAGCCATCTGTAAAACTGGCTCTCCTTTAATCTGGTAAAAAGGCCATTCATCCTCTTTGAAGAAATTGACCATTTCCTCAAAGATTTCTCCGCTAGAAGTTGCAACTTGGGCGATCGCATCTATAGTAACATCAGCCATTTCTTGGAAGAAATCGACAATTCCCTCAAGGATGTCACTCGTGGCATTTTGAGTCATTTCCGACAGATTGGCTTCTGTCCACTCTTTGAAGAAGTTAGCGATCGCATTCCCAATTTCTTCGCTGGAAGTTTCACCATTTGCCAGAGCAGATGGATTAATATAAGCCCAGAATGTACTGTAGCCAGTTTCGCCTGATTCCTGTTGCTGCTTAACAGATAACCCCAACCAATTCTCGGTATATAGTAGCGGGTGGTCTGGCTGTTCCCCGCTAAGATTTAGGATATAGTTTGCCACTTCGTTAGCATCTGCGGCGTGTTCTACTAGATGCGGTAGTGAATCGGGTTTTAAACTAATTTCAATTTTGATATCTAGTTCGGGTTGGAATTTTCCAGCAGAGAAAGAGCCGCGTACTTCCGGCTTAAGATTAAATAGTGCCTCAGTGTCGATGCGTTGGTAGAGTTCTGGGTTGACTATTAAGGTGAAACGACACTCGATGAGTTGGTCGTCTTGTTTGGTTAGGGAAAGGGCGATCGCATGAAGGGTGAGGGGCGTAATAGTGCTAGCACGTAAAGTTAGTTCGTTGTTCAGTTGATATTTTTCTGTATTTGTCGTCATAAGCTAGTAGAATCTTAATCTCTGGCAATCGAACTCCTTTACAATCGTTCCTTTACAACCGTGATGTTTCAGCTAGGAGAAATATCAAATGGACTCACAATCTCTCCTGCTCGATTAATGTAAACTTGTTTTGCGCCTTTTCTTTTTTTTCCCTGCCCTGCAATCATCGCTGTAGTAAGTTTCCGAATCTCATGGTTGTGATAATGATCCGGAGGTGGAAGATATCCCACGAAGCTATCAATAAATAAAAATTCGGGAGAGAGTATCACCTCTCCTTGAGAGGTTAACAACCCCCATTTTTTATTTTGTCGAAAAGGAGCAATTCCATAATTAAATGAGCCGATCTCCTCGTACAATGGTTCAATTACCCATTCTCCTTTCGTATTGATGACCCCAAAGTTAGAACCCGTTTTCTTGACAATGCATAAACCTTCATGAAAACCCGAAGAATAGGCAAATCTTTCTTCAAAGGCGAGGTCTCCATTTGTTTTGATAAAACCTATTCGGTTATCTTCAGCTTCGTGGACTTCTGTAGGAAGAATAACCGGACAGAGTCCGTTTCTAAATCCATGAGTGTTGGCATTAATTTTACAGGGTACTGTTTCTAGCCGTTGACCATTTTTATCAATAAAGAAGAAACTTTCTGTTTGAGATGCTTTCAGGAGCTGACTAACCAAGGCATACCCCTCTTGGAAGCGTTTTGCTGTTTCAAATCGAACGTCAAACAGTTCTTCTCCCTCTTTATTGATGTAAGTCCATCCCTCTTCCGTCGCAACAGCAGCTACTCCTTCGCTAAATCCTAAGCTGACTTCTCCCTCGTAGTCTATGTTAAATTGAGGCGAAATTTTAAATTCTCCCGCTTGGTCGATAAAGCCAACTTTTTCACTGATATCCGCATACTGGGCAAGTCCCTCACTGAAAGATGAACAGAATGGAGTATGCCTTAAAGGAATAATTTCTTGACCGCTGGAGTTGATATACCCTTGGAGCCTAGTTGGAGATATAATTTCTTGACCATCGGAGTTGATATACTTTTGGATGCTGGATTCGATGTCTGTAGATATTTCCACTATGCAGCGATCTTCAGAGAAGCGTCCTACAAGATCATAAATAGGTTCTACTATCAATTCTCCGTCTGAATTAATAAATCCATATTTTAGGTCTTTGACTACTGGATAAAGCATAGTCTTATTTATTTTACAAAAAAAGGTGTGGTTTTATTGGATTTGATTTAGGTAATCCTGGATAATATTCCTGAATTTTTGAATGATTTGATTTTCGTTCTTCTTAGACTTGTTAGTATTATAGTAACTTTCTATTCTTTCATATAATTCACTATCATTTTTTACAATAGAAATCTGCCGTTCTCTAACCTTTTTAGGTACTGTCCCCTTTTTATTTGGATCTTTCTCGACATTTTTTGAACTGCGTGGATCTGTACCACCCGTGGTCATAGCCATAATGTTAAAAGCAGGCTGGCTAGCATTAGCCGGATTATTAAGCGCAATCAAATTAGTGATATGGGATGGGCTGTACCTGAAGGGTTCTGCTACTAGAGATGCTACTAGCATAGCTGTATTATTCGCTGGAGTAGTCCGGCTTTCATGAATATTTCTTAATAAATTTAATAAGCTGCCCACAGTCAGATTAAATTTACTATATTCATATCCCTTAACTTCTTTATCAGTAGTTATTTTTCCATCTTTTTTAGTAATCGTAGCAGCTTCTGCTGCATTATAAGGATAGACATAATTATTACGAACTGGATCTTGATCTACAAAGAATTTATTACCTCCTACTTCAATCGCATTGTTTTTGTCTGTAGTCGCACGTCCATAATCTCTTTGAATACTGGCAATTGTTCTTTGGATTCCTCTAGGTAGAGGATCACTCTCTTCATCTTCCTCACTTTTGCCTTTATAAAATTTATCGCTAACCGCTTCTAAAGCCCGTTCTATCAGATTATCAATGGGAGTATCAAGTTCTCCTTCTTTATGAAAAATTTCATAATCTTTTTCAGTATCATTAGGCTTGATTAGTACGTGAAGCTTTAATCCTGACTCCTGCTTATTGGTTTGTTTTATTTTTTCTATCTCAATAGTTAACTTAATGCCTTTCTTGAGCTGACTTGAATAGTATTTTTTGAGTTTTTTCGCTTGTTTTTGTTTCGACTTGAAGTATTGATTGAATCCCTCTGATGTTTCTTCGTCGAGTTTTAGTTCCTCATAAATCTTATTGGCAATAGCCTCATGCTTCTTGCTATCCGCCGCCTTAATCTCCCCTTCCTGCCCTTCCTCTTCCTTGCCTTTCTTGTCCCTCTTATCCTTGCCAAACCCAAGCTTACCGCCAATCTTCTTAGCAAACTTCACCGCCTGAGCAATCACCCAATCGATCGCCTTCTCAATCGGCTGGCGCACCTTCTGAACGATCGCCTGAATCTTCTCACTAATACCGCCCAAGCCCAACAGACTTGCCATAAAGCTGATTACTACGGGCAGTGCCTTAGATAGAGCATTCTCTACTAACTTCGCCGCACCACCCACAGCACCACTAGCGATCGCCGTCACCGACTCCATCACCGCATTCACCAACTCGGCAATCTGACTGCCACGCTCAATGAAGAACATGATGATGTCATAAATCGCCTTGCACGCTTTAACAAACGCACTAGCCGGGTTCAACAAACTCAGAATCCACATCACCCCACCCTTGATAATCCCATCCACAACAAAGTTCTGGATGTTATCAATCACCATCACCTTCAGGTCGCCAATCTGATCTTGAATGAACTGCCACAGGCCCGCAATTCCTTCGTTTTTCAAGATTACGAACATCTCGAAGTTTGCTTCCACGAAGTTGACGGCCTTCTCTCCCATTCTCTTCACAGCTCGTGGCCGGATATTCTCATAGACCGTCCCCAGAACCTGCGTCACCAGGCTAAAGATGCCCTTCATGTCTAAGCTTTCTGGCATCGTAATGCCCGCCCCAGCGATCGCGCCCGTCAGCCAGCCCAGCATACCCTTCTTGAGATGCTCCAGGATATTACCCATGAAGTTCTCAAAACCTTGCTTCAGCCCAGAAACTAGATTCCCCAAGAAACCAATCGGGTCTTTGATAATGTTCTCAATCGCACCCGCCGCTTTCGCCAAGACACCCATCAGCAGGTTCTTCAACTCCGCGATGGTCTTAATCACTCCACCCACAGCATCGAGCGCTTTGTCCATCCAAGTGCGATTGGATGCCTTCATCTCTGCTAGCTGGGCATCGAGTTGTTGGAGATTCTCGTTGTACTTCTGTGCCAAAGAATCAACCAACTCATTCTGCTTGTTATCGACACTACTCTCTAGCTCATCAAACTTACTTTGAATGTCCTGCGCCGCTTCCTGCCCCACTTGCCTGAGATTTTCCGGCAGTTTGGCGACGTAATCCTGAATTTGCAGCTTGCCGTCAGCGATTTTCTGTTTAGCCAGGTTTAACTGCGTTGCAACATGGTTGGCAATCTCGTTGATGGTTTTGTCCATCTCTGCGAGATACAATTCCCGCCCTTCTTTGAAGAAGGCCGTTACCTCCGACGGCACACCAAGCAATTTATCTTTTATCCAACGTCCAGCCCCAAACAAGCCGTCGTACCGTTCCTTGTAGTCTTCCATGTAGGGGGCCACGAAAGTCTCAAACTTTTGCTTAGCAGCAGCTGCACCCGCATCGAATTTACCGATGACCTCATTGTCCAAATTGTTGAGAATGGTTTCGACTTCTGACTTAGTTGTTTGGTAGAAACCATTAATCTTGGTGGCAACGTTAGCCCGTTCCTGCTCCTCCTTTGTTTTGGTTTCACCTTGAGAGCCAAGCACCTGAGCCAAAGCCTGCTCTTTGCTACCGTGCATTCCTTGCAGCTGCGTTTGCGCTGTCGTCTGTGCCTCAGCTTGCGCCTGCTTCAGTATTCCCTGCTCCTGCTGGCGATATTCTTGGGGCGCTGTAACAGCGTTAGTTTGGGCATCCTGCTTGGCTTTTAATGCCCCCTGGAATTGTGACTCATTTGACGAAGCCAGTTGTTCTTCAGTGACATTCGCCTCAATCATCTGCTGGTCGAGCGATTGACTACCCTCTTGCAAAGACACCTCTGATGCAGGCTTAGGCTTGGGTGCAGCCTTTTCTGCGCCAATATCAGACGGTGGGCTACCCGCCTTTTCGGGTGTTAGTGGCGTGACGGGTTTGGGCGCGATACCGCTAGTGTCGGGCTGTTCCTTGACTTTCTCTTCGATGGGGCTAGAAGCTTGCTTCTTCTCCTCTGTCACCTTCGACGACAATTCACCTTTTACAGAGTCGATTTTATTGTTGTTTTTGAAGTTGTCGGCTTCTTCCAGAGTTTGGGGAGTAACAGCAGCAATTTTTTCCATTAGCGCTGCTTTGAACGTAGCAGCGTTAAATTGACCTGGCTGCTCCAGGTTCATCTCCTGAACCTGCTTGTCCTGTGCTTCGCTTTCTACTTCGTTACCTGGAGGTACGGCAGCAGCTTGCGCCTCTGCTGATTTAGCCCCGGCTGGCTGATGCTGTTTTTGCTGTTGTGCGACACTCTTGGTGCGATTGGTGACTGCCTTAAAGCCAGGGTCGTTTTCGGGGGAAGTGGCAGAACTCCCCCCATCCATGCCCTCACTCGCGATCGCTCCACCGTCTGAAACTGCTTGCTTGATACCCTCTGGCGAGGCCACAGCACCGCCGCCACCCTCACTACTTCCGGCTGGTATCGCTTCACCGTCTGAAACTGGTTGCTTGATTCCCTCTGGCGAGGTCACAGCAGCGCCGCCCTCAGTGGAAGTGGCAAAACTCCCCCCATCCATGCCCGAACTCGCGATCGCTCCACCGTCTGAAGCTGCTTGCTTGATACCCTCTGGTGAGGCCACAGCAGCACCGCCCTCACTGGAAGTTGCAGAACTCCCCCCATCCATGCCCGAACTCGCGATCGCTCCACCGTCTGAAGCTGCTTGCTTGATACCCTCTGGCGAGGCTACAGCAGCGCCGCCCTCGCTGGAAGTGGTAGAACTCGCCCCATTCATGCCCGAACTCGCGATCGCTCCACCGTCTGAAACTGCTTGCTTGATACCCTCTGGC containing:
- a CDS encoding eCIS core domain-containing protein is translated as MSEIAPPQSKAASTTLPPAREVQPELMRSRPFAEETTQTTASSGVATVQQSPDPPPPPDLSQLETERRCGFDFNRVKVSGAPPVVQPKLVIGKPGDKYEQEADSMAAQVMAMPEPAVPQVQSKLFGNVSDRNIQRSSQTQAAFPEPNALIKRFTAPDKRQQQQQPIQTNSLLQRSIAASNDASRHLESRLSSSKGGGSPLSEEVRSFMEPRFGADFSSVRTHTDSNAIQMNKELGAQAFAHGSNIYFAEGKSPGKDELTAHELTHTIQQGGGLPVKTFSNQPHKGNKLQAKVDFSQPSIHLKENRQEQPVGKEAEPAPQAAPSSPMADVTLAGQQAKSIAIPAKTIEKPLGGGAGAPSIPAGSSEGGVAVTSPEGIKQAVSDGGAIASSGMNGASSTTSSEGGAAVASPEGIKQAASDGGAIASSGMDGGSSATSSEGGAAVASPEGIKQAASDGGAIASSGMDGGSFATSTEGGAAVTSPEGIKQPVSDGEAIPAGSSEGGGGAVASPEGIKQAVSDGGAIASEGMDGGSSATSPENDPGFKAVTNRTKSVAQQQKQHQPAGAKSAEAQAAAVPPGNEVESEAQDKQVQEMNLEQPGQFNAATFKAALMEKIAAVTPQTLEEADNFKNNNKIDSVKGELSSKVTEEKKQASSPIEEKVKEQPDTSGIAPKPVTPLTPEKAGSPPSDIGAEKAAPKPKPASEVSLQEGSQSLDQQMIEANVTEEQLASSNESQFQGALKAKQDAQTNAVTAPQEYRQQEQGILKQAQAEAQTTAQTQLQGMHGSKEQALAQVLGSQGETKTKEEQERANVATKINGFYQTTKSEVETILNNLDNEVIGKFDAGAAAAKQKFETFVAPYMEDYKERYDGLFGAGRWIKDKLLGVPSEVTAFFKEGRELYLAEMDKTINEIANHVATQLNLAKQKIADGKLQIQDYVAKLPENLRQVGQEAAQDIQSKFDELESSVDNKQNELVDSLAQKYNENLQQLDAQLAEMKASNRTWMDKALDAVGGVIKTIAELKNLLMGVLAKAAGAIENIIKDPIGFLGNLVSGLKQGFENFMGNILEHLKKGMLGWLTGAIAGAGITMPESLDMKGIFSLVTQVLGTVYENIRPRAVKRMGEKAVNFVEANFEMFVILKNEGIAGLWQFIQDQIGDLKVMVIDNIQNFVVDGIIKGGVMWILSLLNPASAFVKACKAIYDIIMFFIERGSQIAELVNAVMESVTAIASGAVGGAAKLVENALSKALPVVISFMASLLGLGGISEKIQAIVQKVRQPIEKAIDWVIAQAVKFAKKIGGKLGFGKDKRDKKGKEEEGQEGEIKAADSKKHEAIANKIYEELKLDEETSEGFNQYFKSKQKQAKKLKKYYSSQLKKGIKLTIEIEKIKQTNKQESGLKLHVLIKPNDTEKDYEIFHKEGELDTPIDNLIERALEAVSDKFYKGKSEEDEESDPLPRGIQRTIASIQRDYGRATTDKNNAIEVGGNKFFVDQDPVRNNYVYPYNAAEAATITKKDGKITTDKEVKGYEYSKFNLTVGSLLNLLRNIHESRTTPANNTAMLVASLVAEPFRYSPSHITNLIALNNPANASQPAFNIMAMTTGGTDPRSSKNVEKDPNKKGTVPKKVRERQISIVKNDSELYERIESYYNTNKSKKNENQIIQKFRNIIQDYLNQIQ